Below is a genomic region from Spirosoma radiotolerans.
CACACTTTTCCATAAGGTGCAAGCGTGCTGCCAGCATCCCAGACAGGCCGGCCTTTCACCGATGGGCTACTGTAATTGATTGTGATCGTGGCGCCATTGACTTTTCCGCTGGCCATGGCGGGCGGACTGGGCCGATTTGCTTTATCGCCTTGTGCCCAGGTCGTTAAACTCATCAGTACACCTGCCAATGTAAGGACCATCAGGCGCTTTATGCTTGTCGTTTTCATCGTAGTAAATAGTAAGTATCCGGATTAAATGTAGGCAAAAACACGGATAACCGGGCAGTGCATGGCTTACGATTTTGCATAAAAATACCCGGTGCTGATCTTGACACCGGGTATTTTGTGTAGGCAATAAATTCAGGTGGTCTACTCCCACTCGATCGTTGCCGGTGGTTTCGATGAAATATCGTACACAACCCGGTTGACACCCTTTACCCGATTGATGATTTCGTTCGATATATCGGCCAGGAATTCGTAAGGAAGGTGTGCCCAGTCGGCGGTCATGCCGTCTACGCTCGTTACGGCCCGTAATGCGACGACACGTTCATACGTACGCTCGTCGCCCATTACGCCGACCGATTGTACGGGCAGGAGCATGGCACCCGCTTGCCACACTTTATCGTACAATCCTTCGCGTTTTAAGCCATCGATAAACAGCGCGTCGACCTGCTGTAATATGTCAACCTTTTCGGCGGTCACATCGCCCAGAATACGAATGGCCAGCCCAGGGCCTGGGAACGGATGCCGGCCGAGGATCGCTTCTGGCAGACCCAGCGTTCGGCCCACGGCGCGCACTTCGTCTTTAAATAAGGTATTGAGTGGCTCCACCACTTTCAGCTTCATGAAATCAGGAAGACCGCCTACATTATGGTGCGACTTGATCGTTGCCGAAGGTCCTTTCACCGAAACAGACTCGATAACGTCCGGATAAATGGTCCCCTGCCCCAACCACGATACGCCGTCGATCAGGTGAGCCTCGTGGTCAAAGACTTCGATAAACGTACGTCCAATGGCTTTGCGCTTGGCCTCCGGGTCCGTCAAACCAGCCAGGGCGCGGTAGAACTGCTCTTTTGCATCAACGCCTTTGACATTCAGACCCAATGTTTTATAGGATTCCAGAACACCCGCAAACTCATCTTTCCGAAGTACGCCATTATCGACAAAAATGCAATACAGATTTTTACCGATAGCCTGATGGATGAGCATAGCCGCTACCGACGAATCAACGCCACCGGATAGCCCCAGTACAACTCTATCGTCGCCCAGTTGCTGCTTCAGGTTGGCCACTGTCGTTTCAGCAAATGACTCTGCCGTCCAATTCTGCGAACAGCCGCAGATATCGACAACGAAGTTATGCAGGAGCAGTTTACCCTGCAGTGAATGCGTTACTTCTGGGTGAAACTGAATGCCATACGTGGGTTCACCTTCTACCTGGAAAGCAGCCACAGACACCGTTTCCGTCGACGCAATGATATCGAAATTATCGGGTACACTCGTGATCGTATCGGCATGCGACATCCAGACCTGCGAGTGCTGATCAATTCCCTTCAACAGGGGATTTTCGGCCTTAACGGTGCCCAGCTTGGCCCGGCCATACTCGCGAATGGATGACGCTTTCACTTCGCCACCGCTGGTGTGAGCCAGTAATTGCGCACCGTAGCAAACGCCCAAAAGTGGCATTTTATGCCGGAAAGCGGCCAGGTGCACCTCGGGTGCATCGACATCACGAACGGACGAAGGACTACCTGAGAGAATGATGCCCTTAACGTCGGGCGTAATGGTTGGGAGGTGATTATACGGATGGATTTCGCAGTAAACATTCAGTTCGCGCACCCGGCGAGCAATGAGTTGCGTGTACTGAGAACCAAAATCAAGAATCAGAATCTGTTCGGTGGCCATGAATAGGTCTCTAAAATGCAAAGTTAGGGCATTTTTCGTGAAAACGCCCTAATCAACCCAACCTTACCTCTGAATGCTTAATGGGTTACTACCAATCGACACTGGACCCCACCGGTTTTGTACCGCATGGTTAGCACATACGTACCGGTTGGCACAGAAGCGACCGAAAACGACAAAAACGGGGTTCCTGCGGGCACCTGGTAGTTTCGTTGTAGCGCCGTTTTACCTGCTTCATTGGTTAAAGTGAGCGAAACAGCATCGCCACTCCAGTCTAACGGCAGGCGTACATTCACCTGATCCGTTGCCGGATTTGGATATACTAAGGCACTTGAATTGGCCAATGACCCCGTATAACCCAACTCCAGTTCGGGTCCTACTTTAACATTTAAAACCAGTTGTAACGAAGCCGTTACTGTAGGGGAATAATCCGACTCAGCCCGATTGCCCAGTGCCCGAACCCGATATTTATAAATTTTACCAAGCTTGAGAGAGTCAGGCTGGTTGGACTTCCGCAGGTCCTGATACATAATGGCGGTACCTGGCAGCAGCACAAGCGGCTTGAACAGGTCACCGGTATCGGCCCGTTCGATGGCCCACTGAGCAATACTA
It encodes:
- the guaA gene encoding glutamine-hydrolyzing GMP synthase, whose protein sequence is MATEQILILDFGSQYTQLIARRVRELNVYCEIHPYNHLPTITPDVKGIILSGSPSSVRDVDAPEVHLAAFRHKMPLLGVCYGAQLLAHTSGGEVKASSIREYGRAKLGTVKAENPLLKGIDQHSQVWMSHADTITSVPDNFDIIASTETVSVAAFQVEGEPTYGIQFHPEVTHSLQGKLLLHNFVVDICGCSQNWTAESFAETTVANLKQQLGDDRVVLGLSGGVDSSVAAMLIHQAIGKNLYCIFVDNGVLRKDEFAGVLESYKTLGLNVKGVDAKEQFYRALAGLTDPEAKRKAIGRTFIEVFDHEAHLIDGVSWLGQGTIYPDVIESVSVKGPSATIKSHHNVGGLPDFMKLKVVEPLNTLFKDEVRAVGRTLGLPEAILGRHPFPGPGLAIRILGDVTAEKVDILQQVDALFIDGLKREGLYDKVWQAGAMLLPVQSVGVMGDERTYERVVALRAVTSVDGMTADWAHLPYEFLADISNEIINRVKGVNRVVYDISSKPPATIEWE